A part of Deinococcus radiopugnans ATCC 19172 genomic DNA contains:
- the ilvC gene encoding ketol-acid reductoisomerase: MAAKMYYDRDVDTAPIENKLIAIIGYGSQAHAHAQNLRDSGFNVVVGLRDGSSSRAKAEQAGLRVASIEDATKEADVVMLLIPDENQPKTYTESIEPHLTDGKALAFGHGFNVHFGRIKPPAGVDVFLVAPKGPGHMLRRVYADGAGMPGIFAVGQDATGNARDIALAYARGIGCTRAGVLETTFKEETETDLFGEQSVLCGGVTHLIQAGFETLVEAGYQPEIAYFETLHEVKLIVDLIYEKGFEGMRHSISNTAEFGDYVTGPRIITDDTKATMKDVLSDIQEGRFAQKFIDDAENGFPYMNEQRTKMRDHKLETVGKELRDMMPFISKKELEV; encoded by the coding sequence ATGGCTGCAAAAATGTATTACGACCGAGACGTGGACACCGCCCCCATCGAGAACAAACTGATCGCCATCATCGGCTACGGTTCGCAGGCGCACGCGCACGCGCAGAACCTGAGGGACAGCGGCTTTAATGTCGTGGTGGGGCTGCGCGACGGCAGCAGCAGCCGCGCCAAGGCCGAACAGGCCGGGCTGCGCGTGGCGAGCATCGAGGACGCCACCAAAGAGGCGGATGTGGTGATGCTCCTGATTCCCGACGAGAACCAGCCCAAGACCTACACCGAGAGCATCGAGCCGCACCTGACCGACGGCAAGGCGCTGGCCTTCGGGCACGGCTTCAACGTCCACTTCGGGCGCATCAAGCCGCCAGCGGGCGTGGACGTGTTCCTGGTGGCGCCCAAAGGCCCCGGCCACATGCTGCGCCGTGTGTACGCTGACGGCGCGGGGATGCCGGGCATTTTCGCCGTGGGCCAGGACGCCACCGGCAACGCCCGCGACATCGCGCTGGCCTACGCGCGCGGCATCGGCTGCACCCGCGCGGGCGTGCTGGAAACCACCTTCAAGGAAGAGACCGAAACGGATCTGTTCGGCGAGCAGAGCGTGCTGTGCGGCGGCGTGACCCACCTGATTCAGGCAGGTTTCGAGACGCTGGTGGAGGCGGGCTATCAGCCGGAAATCGCGTACTTCGAAACCCTGCACGAGGTCAAGCTGATCGTGGACCTGATCTACGAGAAAGGCTTCGAGGGCATGCGCCACAGCATCTCCAACACCGCCGAGTTCGGTGACTACGTGACCGGGCCGCGCATCATTACCGACGACACCAAGGCCACCATGAAAGACGTGTTGAGCGACATTCAGGAAGGCCGATTCGCCCAGAAGTTCATTGACGACGCCGAGAACGGCTTCCCGTACATGAACGAGCAGCGCACCAAGATGCGCGACCACAAGCTGGAAACCGTGGGCAAGGAACTGCGCGATATGATGCCCTTCATTTCCAAGAAAGAGCTGGAAGTGTAA
- a CDS encoding four helix bundle protein, whose translation MSNRQTVKPSNRFEKMEERYFPFEQLEVYRLAVAFATDIYRVTRPFPADERFGLTNQLRRAAASVSLNIAEGRGRGGDKEFVRFLMIARGSLFEVMAACQIAESLNYLLPDDHRTVRTQAHELTARLMSLIKKLNPPSP comes from the coding sequence ATGTCCAACCGTCAAACGGTCAAACCGTCTAACCGCTTTGAAAAGATGGAGGAGCGTTATTTTCCATTTGAGCAGCTAGAGGTCTATCGGCTGGCGGTGGCGTTTGCCACAGACATTTACCGCGTGACCAGGCCTTTTCCGGCAGACGAGCGTTTTGGGCTGACGAATCAGCTTCGCCGAGCGGCGGCGTCCGTCAGCCTGAATATCGCTGAGGGACGCGGGCGTGGCGGCGACAAGGAATTTGTCCGTTTTTTGATGATCGCCAGAGGCTCACTCTTTGAAGTCATGGCCGCCTGCCAGATCGCCGAATCCCTGAATTATCTTCTCCCAGACGATCACCGAACTGTGCGAACGCAGGCCCACGAACTCACCGCCAGACTCATGTCCCTGATCAAAAAACTCAACCCACCGAGTCCCTAA
- the ilvN gene encoding acetolactate synthase small subunit, with amino-acid sequence MTEPVPYDQLLSILVRDEPRVLTRITALFGRRGYNIKSLSVGNTEHPGVSRMTIVVHGDRGVVEQAIRQLEKLHDVVKIIDHSLEKYVDRELVLVKVAITPESRVEVRQIAEDFRSRIVDVGRHALTFEVTGDEGKVTAFIEQMRPFGILETMRTGRIALTRGSNADIASHIYHSGESETLRPALEGLEAREERARGVPNLF; translated from the coding sequence ATGACCGAACCCGTCCCCTACGATCAATTGCTGTCCATTCTGGTGCGCGACGAGCCGCGCGTGCTGACCCGCATCACGGCGCTGTTCGGGCGGCGCGGCTACAACATCAAGAGCCTGAGCGTGGGCAACACCGAACACCCCGGCGTCTCGCGCATGACCATCGTGGTTCACGGAGACCGGGGGGTGGTGGAGCAGGCCATCCGCCAGCTGGAAAAGCTGCACGACGTGGTGAAGATCATTGACCACAGCCTGGAAAAGTACGTCGACCGCGAACTGGTGCTGGTCAAGGTGGCGATCACCCCGGAGAGCCGCGTGGAGGTGCGCCAGATCGCCGAGGACTTCCGCAGCCGGATTGTGGACGTGGGCCGCCACGCCCTGACCTTCGAGGTGACCGGCGACGAGGGCAAGGTCACTGCGTTCATCGAGCAGATGCGCCCCTTCGGCATTCTGGAAACCATGCGGACGGGCCGCATCGCCCTGACGCGCGGCAGCAACGCGGACATCGCCAGCCACATCTACCACAGCGGCGAGTCCGAGACGCTGCGCCCGGCGCTGGAAGGCTTGGAGGCGCGGGAGGAGCGGGCGCGCGGGGTGCCGAATCTCTTCTGA